A genomic segment from Geitlerinema sp. PCC 7407 encodes:
- a CDS encoding DUF2811 domain-containing protein: protein MNATVSILAEIPEELHETLKGYLEAHPDWDQDRVFTAALSLFLLQNGDCDRRAARVYLDTLFKHAA, encoded by the coding sequence ATGAACGCTACAGTCAGCATCTTGGCCGAAATCCCCGAAGAGTTGCACGAAACCCTCAAAGGCTATCTGGAAGCCCATCCCGACTGGGACCAGGACCGCGTTTTCACGGCGGCGCTGTCGCTGTTCCTGCTGCAAAACGGCGACTGCGATCGCCGGGCTGCGCGGGTCTATCTCGACACGCTCTTCAAGCACGCGGCCTAG